The following proteins are co-located in the Meriones unguiculatus strain TT.TT164.6M chromosome 4, Bangor_MerUng_6.1, whole genome shotgun sequence genome:
- the LOC132653566 gene encoding putative protein FAM90A13P produces MKEIQHHIWKKTLKTQELLSCSAKKSKPTTPDSAIKQETHMKIQDHKAVPAQKVQSKPRGPMTQKVPPWQEENIMVKCRECGAFGHTARSRRCPIKYGQKLLDPQPLGARKEKENQDPRRTQGLQKPGPISQAKTEKKPSQVTGQRGDEQQRKAPFQKLPMDPQRRGQHINLVHPKMPVFSPGNTKKSVTNQIQITVSRARKSPGKRMCPGNPGAIQSSDASCILPSRQEEGQNMAVPGVSQPVFRQGGGNTASQDLLHQKLRGVSHQQPIVVPKRNGVSEAFHTESEAQGPGVKTQRSQHAALHQGRQNPELSFWTPGEKASWQPTLPSQKSSKRLRVNSTSAPEESNASTVLKACRDRQSLPIANRLGLKDAVPVSKKIAAQLPSTDQEQLPSRPALVSATPYAESSQPSTSHAVRQSLRMVFTRLNGDCWSSRFLTVSPALAHEKQTAPWEGPAFLEKGEAARSQVPVSVLYEDLQVSSSSEDSDGQ; encoded by the exons ATGAAAGAAATCCAGCACCATATTTGGAAAAAGACCCTGAAGACACAGGAGCTGCTCAGTTGCTCTGCAAAG AAATCAAAGCCAACAACTCCAGATTCAGCGATAAAGCAGGAGACACACATGAAGATTCAGGACCATAAAGCTGTTCCAGCCCAGAAAGTCCAGAGTAAGCCAAGAGGGCCCATGACACAGAAGGTTCCCCCATGGCAAGAAGAGAACATTATG GTAAAATGCAGAGAGTGTGGGGCCTTTGGCCACACAGCAAGGAGCAGAAGGTGCCCAATCAAGTATGGCCAAAAGCTCCTAGATCCACAGCCTCTGGGagccaggaaggagaaagagaatcagGATCCTCGCAGGACACAGGGTCTCCAGAAACCAGGGCCCATAAGCCAGgccaagacagaaaagaaacctaGTCAAGTCACTGGACAGAG AGGTGATGAGCAGCAGAGGAAGGCTCCCTTCCAGAAACTCCCCATGGATCCACAGAGGAGGGGCCAGCACATCAACCTGGTT CATCCCAAGATGCCAGTGTTCAGTCCTGGAAACACAAAGAAGTCTGTGACCAACCAAATTCAGATTACTGTGTCACGTGCCAGAAAGTCTCCTGGGAAGCGGATGTGCCCTGGAAACCCTGGAGCCATCCAAAGCTCTGATGCCTCCTGCATCTTACCTTCCAGGCAGGAAGAAGGTCAGAACATGGCTgtccctggggtctcacagccagTGTTCAGGCAGGGTGGTGGAAACACAGCCTCACAAGACCTGCTGCATCAAAAGCTCCGGGGTGTCTCACATCAACAACCCATTGTGGTCCCTAAAAGGAATGGAGTCAGTGAAGCATTTCACACAGAGTCAGAAGCCCAGGGTCCCGGTGTGAAAACACAGCGCAGCCAGCATGCTGCCCTCCATCAGGGAAGACAGAACCCTGAACTTAGCTTCTGGACCCCAGGTGAGAAAGCTTCTTGGCAGCCCACACTGCCTAGCCAGAAATCCTCAAAGAGACTAAGAGTCAACTCTACCAGTGCACCAGAGGAGAGCAATGCAAGCACTGTTTTGAAGGCCTGCCGGGATAGGCAGTCTCTTCCCATTGCCAACAGACTTGGACTGAAAGATGCAGTGCCAGTGAGCAAGAAAATAGCAGCCCAGCTGCCCAGCACTGACCAAGAACAGCTACCAAGCAGGCCTGCTCTGGTCTCAGCCACACCCTATGCTGAGTCCTCTCAACCATCTACCAGCCATGCTGTACGCCAGTCCCTGAGAATGGTCTTTACTAGACTTAATGGTGACTGCTGGAGCTCCAGGTTCCTGACAGTGTCCCCAGCACTTGCCCATGAGAAGCAAACAGCTCCTTGGGAGGGCCCTGCCTTCCTGGAGAAAGGTGAAGCAGCACGCTCCCAGGTCCCAGTGAGTGTCCTCTATGAGGACCTTCAGGTCTCCTCCTCTTCAGAAGACAGTGATGGGCAGTGA
- the LOC132653568 gene encoding putative protein FAM90A13P, with protein MKEIQHHIWKKTLKTQELLSCSAKKSKPTTPDSAIKQETHMKIQDHKAVPAQKVQSKPRGPMTQKVPPWQEENIMVKCRECGAFGHTARSRRCPIKYGQKLLDPQPLGARKEKENQDPRRTQGLQKPGPISQAKTEKKPSQVTGQRGDEQQRKAPFQKLPMDPQRRGQHINLVHPKMPVFSPGNTKKSVTNQIQITVSRARKSPGKRMCPGNPGAIQSSDASCILPSRQEEGQNMAVPGVSQPVFRQGGGNTASQDLLHQKLRGVSHQQPIVVPKRNGVSEAFHTESEAQGPGVKTQRSQHAALHQGRQNPELSFWTPGEKASWQPTLPSQKSSKRLRVNSTSAPEESNASTVLKACRDRQSLPIANRLGLKDAVPVSKKIAAQLPSTDQEQLPSRPALVSATPYAESSQPSTSHAVRQSLRMVFTRLNGDCWSSRFLTVSPALAHEKQTAPWEGPAFLEKGEAARSQVPVSVLYEDLQVSSSSEDSDGQ; from the exons ATGAAAGAAATCCAGCACCATATTTGGAAAAAGACCCTGAAGACACAGGAGCTGCTCAGTTGCTCTGCAAAG AAATCAAAGCCAACAACTCCAGATTCAGCGATAAAGCAGGAGACACACATGAAGATTCAGGACCATAAAGCTGTTCCAGCCCAGAAAGTCCAGAGTAAGCCAAGAGGGCCCATGACACAGAAGGTTCCCCCATGGCAAGAAGAGAACATTATG GTAAAATGCAGAGAGTGTGGGGCCTTTGGCCACACAGCAAGGAGCAGAAGGTGCCCAATCAAGTATGGCCAAAAGCTCCTAGATCCACAGCCTCTGGGagccaggaaggagaaagagaatcagGATCCTCGCAGGACACAGGGTCTCCAGAAACCAGGGCCCATAAGCCAGgccaagacagaaaagaaacctaGTCAAGTCACTGGACAGAG AGGTGATGAGCAGCAGAGGAAGGCTCCCTTCCAGAAACTCCCCATGGATCCACAGAGGAGGGGCCAGCACATCAACCTGGTT CATCCCAAGATGCCAGTGTTCAGTCCTGGAAACACAAAGAAGTCTGTGACCAACCAAATTCAGATTACTGTGTCACGTGCCAGAAAGTCTCCTGGGAAGCGGATGTGCCCTGGAAACCCTGGAGCCATCCAAAGCTCTGATGCCTCCTGCATCTTACCTTCCAGGCAGGAAGAAGGTCAGAACATGGCTgtccctggggtctcacagccagTGTTCAGGCAGGGTGGTGGAAACACAGCTTCACAAGACCTGCTGCATCAAAAGCTCCGGGGTGTCTCACATCAACAACCCATTGTGGTCCCTAAAAGGAATGGAGTCAGTGAAGCATTTCACACAGAGTCAGAAGCCCAGGGTCCCGGTGTGAAAACACAGCGCAGCCAGCATGCTGCCCTCCATCAGGGAAGACAGAACCCTGAACTTAGCTTCTGGACCCCAGGTGAGAAAGCTTCTTGGCAGCCCACACTGCCTAGCCAGAAATCCTCAAAGAGACTAAGAGTCAACTCTACCAGTGCACCAGAGGAGAGCAATGCAAGCACTGTTTTGAAGGCCTGCCGGGATAGGCAGTCTCTTCCCATTGCCAACAGACTTGGACTGAAAGATGCAGTGCCAGTGAGCAAGAAAATAGCAGCCCAGCTGCCCAGCACTGACCAAGAACAGCTACCAAGCAGGCCTGCTCTGGTCTCAGCCACACCCTATGCTGAGTCCTCTCAACCATCTACCAGCCATGCTGTACGCCAGTCCCTGAGAATGGTCTTTACTAGACTTAATGGTGACTGCTGGAGCTCCAGGTTCCTGACAGTGTCCCCAGCACTTGCCCATGAGAAGCAAACAGCTCCTTGGGAGGGCCCTGCCTTCCTGGAGAAAGGTGAAGCAGCACGCTCCCAGGTCCCAGTGAGTGTCCTCTATGAGGACCTTCAGGTCTCCTCCTCTTCAGAAGACAGTGATGGGCAGTGA